From Felis catus isolate Fca126 chromosome B4, F.catus_Fca126_mat1.0, whole genome shotgun sequence:
AAGCAGTAATTAGATACACTGTTACCACActagacaaataaaaatttagctGGGTAAGTGGTAAAGATGTTGCCAGTCAACATTTGATTATCTTGTCTTTATAAACACTTTCATGGCAAATTCTCAGTCCTAAACTTTCTCTTCAATTTTGTGCTGCAAATCCTTAGGGCCGGTCAGTTTTTGTGTAGGAAAAACATATTATCGTAGACAAACATATTAATAGTGATCCACAACAAAATAACCAGGAATGTAATTCTCCTGCTAAAGAAAACCAAACTTAATAATAAAGATTTCAACTATCTGTTCTCCACCACTTTTTGTGAATGGCTAGGTGCTGATTGTTTCTAGTTTCTATGGCAACTAGTCAAACAATtcaagagcaaaaagaaaagtttttctaCTCACTTATAAagtgctcccccccccacctttttttttggttgagagagacagagaacatgagtgggcagagggtgagagagaaagaatcttaaacaacacttagcatggagcccaaagcatggctcaatctcatgactacgagaacatgacctgagctgaaatcaagagtaggatgcttaaccgacaggtGCCCTTCACTTATAAAGTTTTAGAAAGAATTCCTTGGTCTCTAACTGCTCTCTGTGGCCATAATAATTGTATGCGTATTTCCTACACTATATCATGTCATAGGTATTCATGTTTTGAGAAACTATAGCCCTGTATTCTAATTCAATGTACTATGCAGAAGGCTGaagattattttctaaatttcttttttttttaaagtttatttcttttttgggagatagtgagtgggggaggggcaaagagagggagagagagaaacccaagtaggctccacgctgtcaacacagagcccgaagtggggcttgagcccacaaactgtgagatcgtgacctgagctgaaatcaagaggtaggTGCTTAACTGGGTGAGCCACCCGGAACCcttattttctaaatgtcttgATCTGGACTTTTGAGGTCTTTAATATCTGTGTTATACCACAGCACTTTTTGCTTTccactaattaaaaataatctacaaaTAGGCAATTCAGATTTAAGGATAATCACTCAGTTGTGCCCCAAGTTTTTATTGACATTATCACTGGATAAGTCAAATACACTCAGGCCCAGGTACTTAATTACAAGCACCTACATTTATTTACATGGTCAGCACTATGGTAGGTGCTGCTGACGATGTGCAGAAATACAGTCTCTTTTTATCCTGCCCGAAACAGTAACAACGTAAGAAGATGCTGAAAATAGCAACACCCAGCTGTTCTGTGCTCACTGTGCATCAAGCACTGCGCCAAGGGATTTATGTACGTCGCGTTCCTTGAAGTCTACAACAACCTTGTGGTACGGGCATCGTTATGGTCATGattttgctgatgaggaaactCACTTAAAAGACTAAGTTCGTTGCCCACGGTCAAAGACAGTAAGGCACAGAACCAGCTTTCTGTCTAGGAAACTGGGGAGGACTGGACAGATATACAGGAAAAGCGAATGAATAGGAGGAAGAATGTTTGTGCCACGTTCCATTAGTTTGGACAGCAAACTGTGTGCCAAGATGTCCCAAAGCTGCTCTTATTCCTGGCCCTCTAGTTTCCAAACCCCACCCCCGTGGGCGACTCTAACTAGAAGGCGTTCTGCGGCGTCAGGCCAAGTGGCTGCACATCTACGCGTGCGTCCCTGCAGGGCTCCTGGCCGTACCTGCCGTGTGCAGGGGGGTTCTCCCGATCTTGCTCTCCGTCTTCCAGGCGTCTGGGCAAACAGTGAGCAAGTACTGGAGGATCACAGGGTCCCCCTCTCGGCTGGCAACGTGGACACTGTTCCAGCCGTCTTTGTTCTTGAGAAGTGGATTAGCGCCATGTTCCACAAGGTCCTGGATCACCTCGAGATTCCTCCTTGTGCAGGCCATCATCAGTGGGGTCCTAAGGCCAACGAGGACAAACCGTCAGACGGAAGGGCAGCTGAGACGTTAGAAGCGTGCGACCAGGTCTTCAGAAAATCACGTGTCCTTGGCAGAGATGAAAACCTATGGGACTCGGGGGTCTGGGAAGCAGGAAAACAGCTTCGACGGGCAACTTCTCTGCCTGCTGTGAGGCCCCTAGAATAGGTGTACCCGAAGGAGGGGAACAGCGAGGAGGCAGGCCCGCTTCAGAACTAGTTTGCACTATGGGGCTGAactgagacagagtgagtggaaACCACAGTCTGTCTTGTAGTGTTTGTGTAAGAGGTACCCTGCCAGACTTATCCCATTTACTTCAGTCAGTAACTGTTTCTTAAATTGTGCTGAGAAGGCATCAAAAAAGAACATTGGACATAGTGCCTCCCCAGGAGGAGCACACATGGGTGACACAAACCAAACAGCGTGACTATAAGAAGTTTCTGAACTGACTTGTGTCCACAGTTATGGGAATAAGCTACATGAATGTCAAGAGAGGTGACTctatccttcctttccttttctgccacATAAATGATTTGGGTGAGCCATTTCAATTCCATGAGTTTCTGGTTTCTTCCTTGCAAAATGAGGAAGACACAACCCCTGGAAAGCAAGGGCAGATCTTACTTACCTCCTTATTCCCAGGGGTTAGAACCCACgtctggcacacagcagggaGCTCACTATACGTGGGTGACCTCCAAGGCCTCATCTGGATCTAGCTCCTAAGATTGTTGTGATATTAATTAATTACCAACACTTTGGGGGCGGGACGTAGTAGTGATAGTAAGAGGGGGAAACCCAAATAAATGAAGGCTGGAACCTTCCAGAAAGACTTCACAGAGGGAAGAATCTTGAGCAAGGCATGAGGATTGGAAAAGCAGGGAAGGTACAGCAGAAAGCCAGGAAGGGGAGAATGGGCAAAAATGCCTCCCTAGGACTATACCTGCCAAATACATCGTCAAATGAACCTTGCCCTTTAATGGTTATTTGAGGGGAGGCCGGTTCCCCACAGAATTGTTTTGAGGCACGTATGAGGTAACGTGTTCCTTGTTAAGGTCTTTAGACCTACTGCCCAGCAGCAGCAGAAATTCAGTCTTGTGCTAAGTCATGGCCAAAGTGCAGCCCTCAACACATACCCATGCAGACTCCCCCACCCCAGCGAGCAAGACGCACTTTATTTAACTATAAGGCTATCTGCCGTGGCTCATACTTCTATCAGATCAGGAATCTGTTGCAGGCAGGAACTTCATTACGTTATGATTCTTAGGCTGTTCATAACCCCTAAGGAGGCCCAGGTAGTGAGTACTGAACACAATGTCGCTCTAACAAAATGCAGCTGGTTTGGGTGATGGCACAGGTGAGTGTGTAGACTGTGGAGGCGGTTATGCAAGGCTATTCCCGTGATAAGATCACACAGAGCACCGCACACACTCAAGTGTCCTTacaactggtgaaatctgaatgagTACACTGACTGCAGCAACGtcagtttcttagttttgatatcCTACTGCAGCTGTGTAAGATGGTACCtttaggggcagctggggggTGGGCTTGTGGGGCTTCCAGCAACCTTTGTTTGCAACCTTCTGTGCACCTTTATTTCAAAGTAGCAAGTTCAAACAATGACACTGGTGTACTCATGCAGCTAGGCGAGGCTCAAGCTATACAGGGTACAGACAATTCCCTGTTTGATCGTATTCTATACTCTTTCATGAAGAGAACGGGTTTGGAACACAAGGTTGGAGCACTTGACCCCGCAAGAGTAGGAACAGTGGTCGCAGTGGGTCATCTGTCCTGTCGGGGAAGGCTGAGAAGCTATGGGGTCGAGGTGGACAAAGTAGACGGGAATCTGGGACTCTGCGGAAAAGGGGACGGGGGAGAGATCTTTCTGGAACTCCAGCCACCTACCAGTCGGCCTTCTTGAGGCAGTCCACCGCGGCTCCTCTGCCCAGCAGGTATCGCACGCAGTCCCGGTGGCCCATGGAGGCAGCCTCGTGCAGAGGCCGCTTGTAGTCCCGGTTGGCGGCCTCGATGTCCATGTCCCAGGACTCCACCAGGTAGGCCAGCACGTCCCGATGGCCGTGACGGGCGGCGCAGTGCAGCAGGGTGTCCCCGGCGGGCCCCGGGCAGCTCGCGCGCCCGGCTCCCCGCAGCTCCTCCCGCAGGGCGCACAGCCGGCCCTCCTGCGCCAGCCGGTAGGGCCGCCGCGGGTCCCCGGGCGCCGCCATGACCGCGCGGGGCGTCCGGGGCCCCCCAGCCCtgcgccccccgccccacacccaCCCGGTCCCGCTGCTCCGCGTGGGGCCAGTCCTCCAGCGGGCGACTCGCCGGGCGGGCCGCTGCGGACCAGCTCACGGGCGCGCGGCTAGTTCCCAGGCTGCAGCCCGCGCGGGCTTCTTTTGGGGGCGGCACCTCAGGTGGGCGGGAGCCTCCGacggccccgccccgggcccgcgCTCACAGCGCGCCGCTGCGGGGTCCCCCCGGCCCGAGCGCCGCCCGGAGGAGGAGGCCGGCCCCGCAGCCGAGGGAGCCAGCTGGGGGCCGCCGCGGGCCCTCAGCGAGGGGGTGGGCCCCCGCGCgtccccacccccgacccctcCCGCACCCAACCTCAGCCAGCCCCTCGCCCCGCCGCGACCCCTCCTTTGGTCTCCGGGAGCTCGGAGGAACTCTGGGAAACTTTCCGCTCGCCTCCCGGGCCCCAGCGGAAGCACGGACGGGGCGGAGCCTGCCAGCGGTAGCCGCGCCCCCTGCTGGAGCGCGTTCCGATTGGTCGCTGGAGCAGTCCGTCAGCGCGCCCCCTCCTCCTGCCGTTCCGATTGGCCGTGCAGGCCGTCCGTCAGCCCTGGCGACGGGCTCTTCCCGGGGCTGCGGCTAGGGCGGAGCTGGCGGAGGAAGTCGGCGGCCTGCTCGGGCTGGCGCTGCCCTGGGGACGCTGGGACTGGGAGGCCGGGTGGCCCGGGccctgcggcggcggcggcggcggtggcggcggcggtggcggcgggagCCCGGGTCCGGAGCGCCATAGTGCGTGAGGCAGCGGACGTGGCAGGGAGCGCGGGCGGGGCCCGGCCGTGGGGACACTGAACCTCTGGGGGTCCTGCTTTGGGGTCCGGCCTCGCGGGGAGGGCAGCAGGGCCGCGGGGGCCTCCGGGGCCCGGGCCGAGCTCAGCGGTGGAGGAGTTCGTGCCCGCCGCCGGCCGCCGCGCTGCCGGGGCTCGGCGGGGCGTGCACGCAGTAGGGCGAGGGGCGCCCCCACACTGCGTTCTGTGGCCCGGGGAGGGGACAGCTGGTCGCCCCTCGTCAGTTGTTGAGGACCGAGTCTTGGGGGACGTGGCCTCGGTGGCTGGCAAGCCAGCATTGCCTTTTCTGCCCTAGTGTTTtgaccttgggcgagtcactTGATTGTGTCCTTCTGCCACTCTTTCGTTTGCagtctcccttcccttttctggaTATTAAGAAAATTGGGGTGAGGTGGGAAGGCCTCGAACTTGTTTTGTTGAGATCTAAGCAGGCTGTATCGGGTGATGGGAGAGATTAGGGCAGGTACTGAGTTCTTAGCCAGATCTTACTGGCTACTAGTCACTTAAACCTTCTGCTGTTTTCAATCCAAAAGTTGCTATTTGCTAGGCCTGGAAAGAGGCTTTACATTTTTGTGTTGTGCTGTGTGGTAAAGTACTTTACGTTAATTATCTAATCTGCAAACAAGCCTGTAAGGCAATCATTACAGGTGTGGAAATTGAGGCCTAAAGAAGTCCTTTCCCCCGTGCAACTACAGGTAGTAAAGTCTTCTGGAACAAAGGTAGCTCCTAGCTGGTGGTTTCTGGAGCTGTGCTCGAATAAATtaagggagattaaaaaaaaaaaaaaaaaaaaaaaaaaaaaaaaaaaaagacctctggTTAGGGACCCATGAAAACAAGCCCGTTTTCCTAATGAGCATATTGAATTTGGTTCATTTTCTGAGTAATATGGGTAGTCATTGGAGACAGAAGTGGGTCCAATATCAGCTTTGCCAAAGTTACTGTTACATTACGTCTTGCCACTTCAACAAAAGGTAGGCATccaattattttgaaatgcacGACGTTTTAGAACATGCCCAGCCTGCTTTTACTACAGCCGTTGGTTTGGTGCAAATGGAAGTTGAACATCTAGTAACTTCCTATTTTTTGCTGCTAATGCCCTCCCCCATCCTAATTACACACGGCTTCACCTTTTCTTGCCTTATGTCTCCAGTTtccctgttttaaaaaacaaaatggggggacacacacagatgcacaatACGAATATTTCAGACCCAGAGAATTGGTTATGTAACTAGTGCCCAGCGCAATTAATTCTGCCTCTCCTAGGTTCTTCAGCAACCTAGCTTCCGTATCCCCCTCTAGATAACTAGATGATAATGGACATGAGCATGACCACAGCCCTTGTAATTTTCTAGCAAGAGCTTGGTGTAGAGGGGAGGAATCTTTATAGTATGCTAACAGATGGAGCTGTGCTTGGGTCTCGCTGATTTCCCAGTTGGACTGCCCGTTCCTTTTGTGCAGGCTTTGGAATTTGTGGTCTGGTGTTTAGTGTCACATTTCTCACATAGTCAGTGCTGGCATTGTGATTTGCTACGTGGCTGTCTGCTCTCCTTATGTCGTATTTCGTGGTGCTGTAGCATTCAGCTTTGGTCATCAGTTCATGATAATTGACATCTTTTTGTGATCTGGGAGCGCATGAACGCTATTGGTATCGGTCTTAGAACTGTATGTTCAGATTTGTTGCCATCGTCTGTTCTCTGCTCATCATATCCCTCTATCCTTCCCAGGCTGATTTTATTTGAAAGCTgaatttggattctgtctgtgcCCTTTGGGCTGTGAAATCACTTACTCCTAGAAATTTATCTGTCATCAGAGCATCTCACGTCGTCTTAGAGCTTCAACTGTCTCTCTCATGCCTTTTGAGGACCAGTCCTTCCTGGAGCTTAACCTGGCATTTCACAGGTAACTTTAGAACAGAACAAACAACTGTTTTCAAAACCGGAAACTTTCATCTTCCCCTTCAAGGAaaaggcaagtgaaacaaaaaaacactatcTCTCTTTTACTCCTTAACATGGTTACTGACCTGACCACTGGGTTCCAGGCAGAAATGTCAGTTacctttgttgttctttctctttgatcTCTTTCAGTCTTGTCAAAAAAGAGGTGTTGGACTTCCTTCCTGTTCCCCTTCTCCCTGTTTCTGCTGCTCCCAGGCCTTTACCAACTCTTGTCTCGGTCAGGGAAGTGACTTTGTCTTATTTTACTGGCAATCTCTGTGTCTACCCATCCTCTGGACCCAGCTTCCAGGATTACTGTTCTGGAGTGTGGATTTGACTGTACATTGACCCGCCTGGTACGCTGGATGATCCCCTGAATCTCCTACACTAAAGCCCACAATTCCTTTAGTGTTTAACGCTTTGCAATCTGTGCCTCTAAATTCCTTTTCCAGCCTTGTTCCCCATCCATGAACTTCTTGTTCTAATGAAATTCGATTTCGCACCACACCAATGCTGTgctattttcctgtgttttttgcACATACTGTTTCTCCTGCCTTACTGAATCCTACTCCTCTTTTGAGGCTGAACACTTCATAAAGCCCTTTTCAACGTTGTTACTCTGTCCCCTTTACTACCACAGCCCTTCGTGCATGCACTTGTGCAGCATTTATATTGCCTTATGTATGGTaccttgtgtttgttttgtgggcTGCCTTATGGGCAGGCAAAATCTTTCCTGTGTTGTGTGCTCACTGtttaaaatagcatttgacaTTAGAGATACTCAGAGAGGAAGCCCTCACGGTGTTTATAATGAATCTGGGTCATGGTAGATACTTGAGTACTTAAAAGTGGTCGTGGAATTGAATGGACAATAGAACAAGCGtctcaaatacatgaaaatgtattCTGGTCTGTAAATAGCCatcattgtcttatttttccttttctttcaccgTTCCTTCGTATCCTTGTGAGAAACCTGCGTCTCCGTCCTTGTGCACTGTAACAAGTGAGTGCTGTCTCTCCGTGGGGAGCAGGTGTTTGTGGGGCGTGAGAGGATCTGAGGAAGATGaagcctgggggcctgggcctTTGGGGTTTAGGGAGAAGCAGGATGTGGCGGTGGGAGGGACCTGTGTCATAGGAGCTAGACCCGgagtgttttctttctgtgtttgtttcttgtaGTGCTAATGGGGACAAACTGTTTTGAAGTTTTTCCATTTTGAGCT
This genomic window contains:
- the ANKRD16 gene encoding ankyrin repeat domain-containing protein 16 isoform X2, which codes for MAAPGDPRRPYRLAQEGRLCALREELRGAGRASCPGPAGDTLLHCAARHGHRDVLAYLVESWDMDIEAANRDYKRPLHEAASMGHRDCVRYLLGRGAAVDCLKKADWTPLMMACTRRNLEVIQDLVEHGANPLLKNKDGWNSVHVASREGDPVILQYLLTVCPDAWKTESKIGRTPLHTAAMHGCLEAVKVLLQRGQYQPDCRDRCGSTPFMDALQCGHIDVARLLLEKHQASASAQDSLGAQAIHRAALTGQNEAIRFLVCELGTDVDVRAASGHLTALHYAAKEGHVSTVQMLLALGADINCKDARNRSVRS